From one Halosimplex rubrum genomic stretch:
- a CDS encoding heavy metal translocating P-type ATPase → MNIQSITQYYRKHRKAIVTATSGLLYGGGWSLGYLTSFEMASAAILVLATIVGGYDIAKTAYHEVTNRTLGIKTLVTLAAIGAIVIGEYWEAAAVVFLFSLGSYLEGRTMRKTRTALQELLEMTPDTATVRRDGELQEVPAREVEEGEVVVVRPGGKIPVDGEVVDGESAVNQAPVTGESAPVHKADGDEVYAGTVNQEGALEIRTTGAGSDTTLERIIRRVEEAQEAQSPTESLIDRFAKYYTPAVIVLAIGAYAVTQNAILSLTLLVIGCPGALVIGPPVSIVSAIGNAARSGVLMKGGEHLERAGKIDLVAFDKTGTLTKGETTVADVEGFGVADDEVLSLAATAEKKSEHHLADAIVDAARERPTAATDGGAAVAQADETDASLQSIPGPDDFDVVAGKGVIAHTEGTEVVVGNRALLEDRDINVPSRIADYVREREERGETVVHVVRDGDIIGAIALRDELRKAAPGVVTALQDVGIETVMLTGDNERTAAAVAEEVGIDEYRAELLPEDKQTVIEAYQADGHVVAMVGDGINDAPSLATADVGIAMGAAGTDTAIETADMALMADDLDRIPYAVKLSKATRWNVLENVGLAVLTVTVLLAGVLTSYVTLAAGMLVHEASVLAVILNGMRLLRH, encoded by the coding sequence ATGAACATTCAATCGATCACGCAGTACTACCGGAAACACCGGAAGGCCATCGTCACGGCGACGAGCGGCCTGCTGTACGGCGGTGGCTGGAGTCTGGGCTACCTCACGAGTTTCGAGATGGCAAGCGCCGCCATCCTCGTCCTCGCGACGATCGTGGGTGGCTACGACATCGCCAAGACCGCCTACCACGAGGTCACGAACCGGACACTCGGCATCAAGACGCTGGTGACGCTGGCCGCTATCGGGGCCATCGTCATCGGGGAGTACTGGGAGGCTGCCGCCGTCGTCTTCCTGTTCAGCCTCGGCAGCTACCTCGAGGGCCGGACCATGCGGAAGACCCGGACGGCCCTCCAGGAGCTCCTGGAGATGACGCCCGACACGGCGACCGTCCGTCGCGACGGGGAACTCCAAGAGGTTCCCGCCCGGGAAGTCGAAGAGGGCGAGGTCGTCGTCGTGAGGCCGGGCGGGAAGATTCCGGTCGATGGCGAGGTCGTCGACGGCGAGAGCGCCGTCAACCAGGCGCCGGTCACCGGCGAGAGCGCCCCCGTCCACAAGGCCGACGGCGACGAAGTCTACGCCGGGACGGTCAACCAGGAGGGCGCGCTAGAAATCCGGACGACGGGTGCGGGCTCGGACACGACGCTCGAACGTATCATCCGTCGCGTCGAGGAGGCCCAAGAGGCCCAGTCGCCCACGGAGAGTCTCATCGACCGGTTCGCGAAGTACTACACGCCGGCCGTCATCGTGCTGGCCATCGGCGCATATGCAGTCACGCAGAACGCGATCCTGTCGTTGACGCTGTTGGTCATCGGCTGTCCGGGCGCGCTGGTGATCGGGCCGCCAGTCAGCATCGTCTCGGCCATCGGCAACGCCGCCCGATCGGGCGTGCTGATGAAGGGCGGCGAACACCTCGAACGCGCCGGCAAGATCGACCTCGTCGCCTTCGACAAGACCGGCACCCTCACGAAGGGCGAAACCACCGTCGCCGACGTCGAGGGATTCGGCGTCGCCGATGACGAAGTCCTCTCGCTCGCGGCAACCGCCGAGAAGAAGAGCGAACACCACCTCGCTGACGCCATCGTTGACGCAGCCCGCGAGCGCCCGACTGCTGCGACGGACGGTGGGGCGGCGGTCGCCCAGGCGGACGAGACGGACGCCAGCCTTCAGTCGATTCCCGGTCCGGACGATTTCGACGTGGTCGCTGGTAAGGGCGTTATCGCCCATACCGAGGGCACCGAAGTTGTTGTCGGCAATCGCGCACTGCTGGAGGACCGCGACATTAACGTCCCCAGTCGGATCGCCGACTACGTCCGCGAGCGTGAGGAGCGCGGCGAAACTGTCGTCCACGTCGTCCGGGACGGGGACATCATCGGCGCAATCGCGCTGCGGGACGAGCTCCGGAAGGCAGCTCCTGGGGTCGTCACGGCGCTTCAGGACGTCGGCATCGAGACGGTGATGCTCACCGGCGACAACGAGCGGACGGCCGCCGCCGTCGCCGAGGAGGTCGGCATCGACGAGTACCGCGCCGAACTCCTCCCCGAGGACAAGCAGACAGTCATCGAGGCCTACCAAGCCGACGGCCACGTGGTCGCGATGGTCGGCGACGGCATCAACGACGCGCCGTCGCTGGCGACCGCCGACGTTGGCATCGCGATGGGTGCCGCCGGGACGGACACCGCCATCGAAACGGCAGACATGGCGTTGATGGCCGACGACCTCGACCGCATCCCCTACGCGGTCAAACTCAGCAAGGCGACGCGCTGGAACGTCCTCGAGAACGTCGGGCTCGCAGTGCTGACCGTGACCGTCCTGCTCGCGGGCGTGCTCACCAGCTACGTCACCCTCGCCGCGGGAATGTTGGTCCACGAGGCCAGCGTCCTCGCGGTCATCCTCAACGGGATGCGACTGCTTCGCCACTGA
- a CDS encoding SHOCT domain-containing protein: MPTNSDDTRLVTLLLVIIGAVFIVPLFFMGFGMMGFGPMMSGMWGGHMWGDGTMPGWMFIVDIVMQLLFLAALVGGGYLIYRAVTGAASDSDQALEELRLAYARGELTDEEYEQRREALERDT; the protein is encoded by the coding sequence ATGCCGACAAATTCAGACGATACGCGACTTGTTACGCTCCTCCTCGTTATCATCGGTGCCGTCTTCATCGTCCCGTTGTTCTTCATGGGCTTCGGGATGATGGGGTTTGGTCCGATGATGAGCGGGATGTGGGGCGGTCACATGTGGGGCGACGGGACGATGCCTGGCTGGATGTTCATCGTCGACATCGTGATGCAGCTGCTGTTCCTCGCTGCCCTCGTCGGTGGTGGGTACCTCATCTATCGCGCAGTTACGGGAGCTGCGAGTGATTCGGACCAGGCACTCGAAGAGCTTCGGCTTGCCTACGCTCGCGGGGAGCTGACTGACGAGGAATACGAACAGCGACGCGAAGCACTCGAACGAGATACCTGA
- a CDS encoding ArsR/SmtB family transcription factor, with protein sequence MSSSGTDHRLEDIAVRDTRVSDAIDEPMRAMILDILSEEALTATEVHGRLEDRGVDRTENTVRHHINELRDAGLVDVVRFEEGRGGTTKYYHANTIVLSYSLPESADDAVEEMIEAVQPQIRDSLDTLTEDHDDAIAEIVADMQPCEHCQTQKYETYVLLTVLRRAFVRAHRDS encoded by the coding sequence ATGAGTAGTTCCGGTACCGACCACCGGCTTGAGGACATCGCGGTGCGAGACACCCGGGTTTCGGACGCCATCGACGAACCGATGCGGGCGATGATCCTCGATATCCTCTCCGAGGAGGCGCTGACCGCAACTGAGGTCCACGGCCGTTTGGAGGACCGCGGCGTCGACCGCACGGAGAACACGGTTCGTCATCACATCAACGAGTTACGGGATGCCGGTCTCGTCGACGTCGTCCGCTTCGAGGAAGGGCGCGGTGGGACGACGAAGTACTACCACGCGAATACGATCGTCCTCTCGTACTCGCTGCCAGAGTCAGCTGATGACGCTGTTGAGGAGATGATCGAGGCCGTTCAACCCCAGATCAGGGACTCACTCGATACTCTCACAGAAGACCACGACGACGCGATAGCGGAGATCGTCGCAGATATGCAGCCGTGTGAGCACTGTCAGACCCAGAAGTACGAAACCTACGTACTCCTGACTGTCCTCCGCCGGGCGTTCGTTCGTGCGCACCGAGATTCTTGA
- a CDS encoding heavy-metal-associated domain-containing protein, producing the protein MSDTTQFRVLDFDCPTCASTVERALSNVDGVQHVEVHYATGRVEIEYDDSVADPDAFAQTIENQGYTPQPA; encoded by the coding sequence ATGAGCGACACAACCCAGTTCCGCGTCCTCGACTTCGACTGCCCGACCTGTGCGAGCACCGTCGAACGCGCCCTATCGAACGTCGACGGTGTCCAGCACGTCGAGGTTCACTACGCGACCGGCCGCGTCGAGATCGAATATGACGACAGCGTCGCTGATCCCGACGCCTTCGCACAGACCATCGAAAACCAGGGGTACACGCCCCAACCAGCCTAA